A DNA window from Haloactinospora alba contains the following coding sequences:
- a CDS encoding electron transfer flavoprotein subunit beta/FixA family protein → MNIVVLVKQVPDTATERKLAPEDNTLDRAASDGVINELDEYAIEEALLLKEKHGGEVTVLTMGPDQATESIRKALSMGADKAVHVNDEALHGSDALQTAYALSQALGTLEFDIVVLGSESTDARTGLVGAALAEYLELPQLTLAGKVEVDGSSVTVQRQTDYGYDVVEAKLPAVVSVVEKINEPRYPSFKLIMQAKKKPVEKLTVSDAGIEQDKVGLANAATETVDFAPAPPRPAGTVVKDEGDGGTKAAEFLAEKKFV, encoded by the coding sequence ATGAATATTGTCGTATTGGTCAAGCAGGTCCCGGACACGGCGACCGAGCGGAAACTCGCACCGGAGGACAACACGCTGGACCGCGCGGCGTCCGACGGAGTCATCAACGAACTCGACGAGTACGCCATCGAGGAGGCGCTGCTCCTCAAGGAGAAGCACGGCGGAGAGGTCACCGTCCTGACCATGGGACCGGACCAGGCCACGGAATCGATCCGCAAGGCCCTGTCCATGGGTGCGGACAAGGCCGTGCACGTCAACGACGAGGCGCTGCACGGTTCCGACGCCCTGCAGACGGCCTACGCGCTGTCCCAGGCCCTGGGAACCCTCGAGTTCGACATCGTGGTGCTGGGCTCGGAGTCCACCGACGCGCGTACCGGCCTCGTGGGGGCCGCCCTGGCCGAGTACCTCGAGCTTCCGCAGCTCACTCTGGCCGGCAAGGTCGAGGTGGACGGTTCCTCCGTGACGGTGCAGCGCCAGACGGACTACGGCTACGACGTCGTCGAGGCCAAGCTGCCGGCCGTGGTCTCCGTCGTGGAGAAGATCAACGAGCCGCGGTACCCGTCCTTCAAGCTCATCATGCAGGCGAAGAAGAAGCCGGTGGAGAAGCTGACGGTTTCCGACGCCGGGATCGAGCAGGACAAGGTCGGACTCGCGAACGCCGCGACCGAGACCGTGGACTTCGCGCCGGCTCCGCCGCGACCCGCGGGCACTGTCGTCAAGGACGAGGGCGACGGCGGCACGAAGGCCGCCGAGTTCCTCGCCGAGAAGAAGTTCGTTTAG
- a CDS encoding electron transfer flavoprotein subunit alpha/FixB family protein has protein sequence MAEVLVLVDHVDGEVKKVTNELLTAARRVGEPAAVWVGAGADAAAPKLAEFGAEKVYTASSELNDYVVAPKAELLAKLAGENSAAAVLVSATPENKEVAARTAVKLGSGALTDVVDVTPELVTEHSIFGGATVTHAKVRTGAPVVALRPNSVTAEASQGAGAQEEVSVDLPESATSAKVVERVKQERGARPELTEAAIVVSGGRGVGSEDFSVVESLADSLGAAVGASRAAVDSGWYPNEFQVGQTGKTISPNLYIALGISGAIQHRAGMQTSKNIVAVNKDPEAPIHEISDFSVVGDLHKVAPQLTDEVNKRK, from the coding sequence ATGGCTGAGGTCCTCGTCCTCGTCGACCACGTCGACGGGGAGGTAAAGAAGGTCACCAACGAGCTGCTCACCGCCGCGCGACGCGTCGGTGAACCCGCGGCCGTGTGGGTCGGCGCCGGCGCCGACGCCGCCGCACCGAAACTCGCCGAGTTCGGCGCGGAGAAGGTGTACACGGCCAGCTCCGAACTCAACGACTACGTCGTCGCCCCCAAGGCGGAGCTCCTCGCCAAGCTGGCCGGGGAGAACTCTGCGGCTGCGGTTCTGGTGTCCGCCACCCCCGAGAACAAGGAGGTGGCCGCGCGTACCGCGGTCAAGCTGGGATCGGGCGCCCTGACCGACGTGGTGGACGTGACCCCCGAGCTGGTGACCGAGCACAGCATCTTCGGTGGCGCCACCGTCACCCACGCCAAGGTGCGCACCGGTGCCCCGGTGGTCGCCCTGCGCCCCAACTCCGTGACCGCCGAGGCCTCCCAGGGGGCCGGGGCCCAGGAGGAGGTCTCCGTGGACCTCCCCGAGTCCGCGACCTCGGCGAAGGTCGTGGAACGGGTCAAGCAGGAGCGCGGCGCACGCCCCGAACTCACCGAGGCCGCGATCGTCGTCTCCGGTGGCCGGGGCGTCGGTTCCGAGGACTTCTCCGTGGTGGAGTCCCTCGCGGACTCGCTCGGTGCCGCCGTGGGCGCGTCCCGTGCCGCTGTGGACTCCGGCTGGTACCCCAACGAGTTCCAGGTCGGCCAGACCGGGAAGACGATCAGCCCGAACCTGTACATCGCGCTGGGCATCTCCGGAGCGATCCAGCACCGGGCGGGTATGCAGACCTCGAAGAACATCGTCGCGGTCAACAAGGACCCGGAGGCTCCCATCCACGAGATCAGCGACTTCAGCGTGGTGGGGGACCTGCACAAGGTGGCGCCGCAACTGACCGACGAGGTCAACAAGCGCAAGTGA
- a CDS encoding cysteine desulfurase family protein — protein sequence MVYLDHAATTAVRPEAVADMTEEFGQLGNASSLHGAGRRARRVVEEAREDIAGAFGVTPYEVVFTGGGTEANNLAVKGLFWARNRASPERRRILVSAVEHHAVLDPARWMADAQGAVYEELPVDEYGRVPPRELRAAIERNPADVALVSVMWANNEVGTLQPVHALAEIAREYGIPLHTDAVQAVGTQPIDMGSVSALTVSGHKIGGPMGAGALLLARGVDPVPVLHGGGQEREVRSGTVMTPLLRGMATSVRMAVEEREPHAAHLAKLRDELVTAVRDAVPEAVVNGHPTERLPGNAHVSFPGCEGDALLMLLDARGIQCSTGSACSSGVAQASHVLLAMGAAEETARSSLRFSLGRDSSSADVSALYSALGPAVERARRAREKRH from the coding sequence ATGGTGTATCTGGATCACGCCGCCACAACAGCCGTCCGCCCCGAGGCCGTCGCCGACATGACCGAGGAGTTCGGTCAGCTCGGCAACGCCTCCTCACTGCACGGGGCCGGCCGCCGGGCGCGCCGGGTGGTCGAGGAGGCCCGCGAGGACATCGCCGGGGCCTTCGGCGTCACTCCCTACGAGGTGGTGTTCACCGGTGGGGGGACGGAGGCGAACAACCTCGCGGTCAAAGGGCTGTTCTGGGCGCGTAACCGTGCTTCCCCCGAGCGCCGGCGCATCCTGGTGAGCGCGGTGGAGCACCACGCCGTGCTCGATCCGGCGCGTTGGATGGCCGACGCGCAGGGGGCGGTCTACGAGGAGCTCCCGGTCGACGAGTACGGCCGGGTCCCGCCGCGGGAGCTGCGTGCCGCGATCGAGAGGAACCCCGCCGACGTCGCCCTGGTATCGGTCATGTGGGCGAACAACGAGGTGGGAACGCTCCAGCCCGTGCACGCGTTGGCGGAGATCGCCCGGGAGTACGGCATCCCGTTGCACACGGACGCCGTGCAGGCGGTCGGTACGCAGCCGATCGATATGGGCTCCGTGTCCGCGCTCACGGTGTCCGGCCACAAGATCGGCGGTCCGATGGGGGCGGGCGCGCTCCTGCTCGCGCGCGGGGTGGACCCCGTCCCGGTCCTGCACGGTGGCGGACAGGAGCGGGAGGTGCGCTCCGGAACGGTCATGACACCACTGCTGCGCGGAATGGCCACCTCGGTCCGGATGGCTGTCGAGGAGCGGGAGCCGCACGCGGCCCACCTCGCCAAACTCCGGGACGAACTGGTCACGGCGGTGCGGGACGCTGTCCCCGAGGCCGTGGTGAACGGTCACCCCACCGAGCGCCTCCCTGGCAACGCTCACGTCTCGTTCCCCGGTTGCGAGGGGGACGCCCTGCTCATGCTGCTCGACGCTCGCGGCATCCAGTGCTCGACGGGCTCGGCCTGCTCCTCCGGCGTGGCACAGGCGAGCCACGTGCTGCTCGCCATGGGCGCCGCGGAGGAGACAGCGCGCAGTTCCCTGCGTTTCTCACTGGGGCGGGACTCCTCCAGTGCCGACGTCTCCGCCCTGTACTCGGCCCTCGGCCCCGCGGTCGAACGTGCTCGCCGCGCCCGGGAGAAGCGCCACTGA
- a CDS encoding DUF695 domain-containing protein, translated as MALFRRRRSADETGSVAAVDEFWAHWDDVRGTLAASVDAGEPVPEETAARVTERVQRIHPELTWEVSAVSRSADSGPGDLGTMGDEDPEELMARMSDMDDPLALLGSTASYALTLSGGPDDSARILTERWLRSAPKDAEWQFHPAYPADHEQLTSSITWDDHTFDLSHAALSLRVDQRQGTIDAGVYHPDNMFLPEETQTSLAEHVVMLALGEDDYVRWIAGVEPLAERPLDPLPPTSLPAVVRQLSGGGNANSWPTLQMRVPLRGIVEFSLRHPLHRRDFPAFTLYVQVSLGYAHSDNDKRPVEPSASALDEFVTRVDGILGDNGALLAQQTVGGHRQLHYYLDPESGVLPEVEAAVREWSEGRSTVQSRLDPEWQSINQLRTMFRRQLGS; from the coding sequence ATGGCTCTGTTTCGCCGTCGCCGCTCCGCTGACGAGACCGGATCCGTCGCAGCCGTGGACGAGTTCTGGGCACACTGGGACGACGTCCGTGGCACGTTGGCCGCGTCGGTCGACGCGGGCGAACCGGTTCCCGAGGAGACCGCCGCCCGTGTCACCGAACGGGTACAGCGGATCCATCCCGAACTGACATGGGAGGTCTCCGCCGTTTCCCGCTCCGCGGACAGCGGACCCGGTGACCTCGGCACCATGGGGGACGAGGATCCCGAGGAACTCATGGCGCGGATGTCCGACATGGACGATCCGTTGGCGCTGCTGGGAAGTACGGCTTCCTACGCGCTGACCCTCAGTGGTGGGCCGGACGACTCGGCGCGCATCCTCACCGAGCGGTGGCTGCGTTCCGCCCCCAAGGACGCGGAGTGGCAGTTCCACCCCGCCTACCCGGCGGACCACGAGCAGCTCACCAGCTCGATCACCTGGGACGACCACACGTTCGACCTGTCACACGCCGCCCTGTCCCTCCGGGTGGACCAGCGGCAGGGCACGATCGACGCCGGGGTGTACCACCCGGACAACATGTTCCTTCCCGAGGAGACCCAAACCAGTCTGGCCGAGCACGTGGTGATGCTCGCGCTGGGCGAGGACGACTACGTGCGCTGGATAGCCGGAGTGGAGCCCCTGGCGGAACGGCCGCTGGACCCGCTGCCCCCGACCTCGCTGCCTGCCGTGGTGCGTCAGCTCTCCGGCGGCGGGAACGCGAACAGCTGGCCCACGCTGCAGATGCGCGTCCCGTTGCGGGGGATCGTCGAGTTCTCCCTCCGCCACCCGCTGCACCGGCGCGACTTTCCCGCTTTCACGCTTTACGTCCAGGTGTCACTCGGTTACGCCCACAGCGACAACGACAAACGCCCGGTGGAGCCCTCCGCGTCCGCGCTGGACGAGTTCGTCACGCGTGTCGACGGCATCCTGGGCGACAACGGAGCTCTCCTCGCCCAGCAGACGGTGGGAGGGCACCGGCAGCTGCACTACTACCTCGATCCGGAGTCGGGCGTTCTCCCCGAGGTGGAAGCGGCCGTGCGTGAGTGGTCCGAAGGCCGCTCCACGGTACAGAGCCGGCTCGACCCGGAATGGCAGTCCATCAACCAGCTACGTACCATGTTCCGGCGCCAGCTGGGGTCCTGA
- the mnmA gene encoding tRNA 2-thiouridine(34) synthase MnmA translates to MTLRVLAAMSGGVDSAVAAARAVEAGHDVTGVHLALSKNPQSYRSGARGCCTVEDSRDARRAADVIGIPFYVWDMAEEFEREVVQDFVEEYSAGRTPNPCMRCNEKIKFAAVLDRAVALGFDAVCTGHHARLVGGRLRRSPDEAKDQSYVLGVLTREQLDHAMFPLGDCTKDEVRAEADRRGLAVAEKPDSHDICFIADGDTSGFLNQRLGSEPGPIKDESGEVLGTHDGAHTFTVGQRKGLNLGGSVNRRYVLSIEPVENTVTVGPRESLRVDEIVGSSPVWSGCDPLTEPFSCTVQLRAHGEVYSCRAWQRSGELVVRLAEPATGIATGQAAVLYDGDVVLGSATISETSFVGEGEEQPVPSV, encoded by the coding sequence ATGACGTTGCGCGTACTCGCCGCCATGTCCGGCGGTGTCGACTCCGCAGTTGCTGCTGCCCGCGCGGTTGAGGCGGGCCACGACGTGACCGGTGTCCACTTGGCGCTGTCCAAGAACCCCCAGTCGTACCGCAGTGGAGCACGGGGGTGCTGCACTGTCGAGGACTCCCGCGACGCGCGCCGGGCCGCCGACGTGATCGGTATCCCCTTCTACGTTTGGGACATGGCTGAGGAGTTCGAACGCGAGGTCGTGCAGGACTTCGTCGAGGAGTACTCCGCCGGCCGCACACCCAACCCGTGCATGCGTTGCAACGAGAAGATCAAGTTCGCCGCTGTCCTGGACCGCGCCGTGGCGCTCGGCTTCGACGCGGTGTGCACCGGCCATCACGCGCGGCTGGTCGGCGGCAGGCTGCGGCGCAGTCCGGACGAGGCCAAGGACCAGTCCTACGTGCTGGGTGTGCTCACGCGGGAGCAGCTTGACCACGCCATGTTCCCGCTCGGGGACTGCACCAAGGACGAGGTGCGGGCGGAGGCCGACCGGCGCGGCCTGGCGGTGGCCGAGAAACCGGACAGCCACGACATCTGCTTCATCGCGGACGGGGACACGTCCGGGTTCCTCAACCAGCGGCTGGGTTCCGAACCGGGGCCGATCAAGGACGAGTCGGGCGAGGTGCTGGGTACCCACGACGGTGCGCACACGTTCACCGTGGGCCAGCGCAAGGGGCTGAACCTGGGCGGCTCGGTGAACCGGCGCTACGTGCTGTCCATCGAACCGGTGGAGAACACGGTGACAGTGGGTCCGCGGGAGTCGCTGCGGGTGGACGAGATCGTGGGGAGCTCGCCGGTGTGGAGCGGCTGCGATCCGCTCACCGAACCCTTCTCCTGCACGGTGCAGCTGCGTGCGCACGGCGAGGTGTACTCGTGCCGGGCATGGCAGCGTTCCGGTGAGCTCGTGGTCCGGTTGGCCGAGCCCGCGACCGGTATCGCGACGGGGCAGGCGGCCGTGCTCTACGACGGCGATGTGGTGCTGGGGTCGGCGACGATCTCGGAGACGTCCTTCGTCGGCGAGGGGGAGGAGCAGCCGGTCCCGTCGGTCTGA
- a CDS encoding DedA family protein has protein sequence MDYGFLEGEPFWTVYLVLGVIALLRTQTIYWLGRFLGKGVRRSRLAIRLGERLDRAQRMIDRFGPPAVTLSYLTVGIQSAIHLTAGAMRMSFPRYLAAALPGSALWAAVYSLGGMAALTLWWRAFLRSPLVAVTAATLLLLLAIVLLVVWRRRSGAGPRTANDTGVHTPELTGSQCRNLGQCE, from the coding sequence ATGGACTACGGCTTTTTGGAGGGGGAACCCTTCTGGACCGTGTACCTCGTCCTGGGCGTGATCGCCCTGCTGCGGACCCAGACCATCTACTGGCTCGGACGCTTCCTGGGCAAAGGAGTGCGCCGTTCCCGACTGGCCATCCGCCTCGGGGAGCGGTTGGACCGCGCGCAGCGCATGATCGACCGGTTCGGCCCACCCGCGGTCACCCTCTCCTACCTCACCGTGGGGATCCAGTCCGCGATCCACCTCACCGCGGGGGCGATGCGCATGTCCTTCCCGCGCTACCTCGCGGCCGCTCTCCCGGGAAGTGCCCTGTGGGCGGCGGTGTACAGCCTCGGCGGCATGGCCGCCCTGACGCTGTGGTGGCGGGCTTTCCTCCGCTCCCCGCTGGTGGCCGTCACGGCGGCCACGCTCCTCCTCCTCCTGGCCATCGTCCTGCTGGTGGTGTGGCGCCGCCGTTCGGGCGCCGGACCGCGCACGGCCAACGACACCGGGGTCCACACTCCCGAACTCACCGGCTCGCAGTGCCGTAACCTTGGTCAGTGTGAGTGA
- a CDS encoding methionine synthase translates to MSELHQYPWPEASSTGVGSFPGTDAGEALRTVLGELPDLAHLPELPERGTGADSTGRSAALLADLPVETGPFAWRVTQRPGRDARRAASFLSYDLEALETHGHDYQGLLKIQVLGPWSLAARLELRGGEKLLSDPGAVRDLCESQREGVREHIADVRARVPGAGLLVQMDEPLLPDVLLGAVPSASGYRTLPAVDRVTVEERLRALYAAISESGAVPGAHCCRADPPVDLLRRSGARALSLNARALPTGAEDAVGTAVEDGVGLLLGTVASTDTDLSDPAVNVAPVRELWNRIGFAPELLSVAVAVTPVCGLAGVPVDHARAVLEACGTAARVLRDDPC, encoded by the coding sequence GTGAGTGAGCTGCATCAGTACCCCTGGCCCGAGGCGAGTTCCACCGGTGTCGGTTCCTTCCCGGGAACGGACGCGGGTGAGGCGCTGCGCACCGTTCTGGGTGAGCTGCCCGACCTCGCGCACCTCCCGGAACTGCCCGAGCGCGGGACCGGGGCGGACTCCACCGGTCGCAGCGCGGCGCTACTCGCCGACCTCCCCGTGGAGACGGGACCGTTCGCGTGGCGGGTGACGCAGCGACCGGGCCGGGACGCCCGACGTGCCGCGAGTTTCCTCTCCTACGATCTCGAGGCGCTCGAAACGCACGGACACGACTACCAGGGTCTGCTGAAGATCCAGGTCCTCGGTCCGTGGAGCCTCGCGGCCCGCCTCGAGTTACGCGGCGGGGAGAAACTGCTGTCCGACCCGGGAGCGGTCCGGGACCTGTGCGAGTCGCAGCGCGAGGGAGTGCGGGAGCACATAGCCGACGTGCGAGCACGCGTCCCCGGTGCCGGACTCCTCGTGCAGATGGACGAGCCCCTCCTGCCGGACGTGCTGCTCGGCGCGGTCCCGTCAGCCAGTGGTTACCGCACCCTGCCCGCGGTCGACCGCGTCACCGTCGAGGAGCGGCTTCGTGCTCTCTACGCCGCCATCTCCGAGTCGGGGGCCGTCCCGGGCGCGCACTGCTGCCGGGCGGATCCGCCCGTCGACCTGCTGCGCCGCAGTGGCGCACGCGCGCTGAGCCTGAACGCGCGGGCGCTACCGACCGGGGCCGAGGACGCCGTCGGCACCGCCGTGGAGGACGGCGTCGGTCTTCTTCTCGGCACGGTGGCGAGTACGGACACCGATCTGTCCGACCCCGCCGTTAACGTTGCCCCCGTGCGCGAACTGTGGAACCGGATCGGTTTCGCGCCGGAACTGTTGTCGGTGGCAGTAGCGGTGACTCCGGTGTGCGGGCTGGCCGGCGTTCCTGTCGACCATGCCCGCGCGGTGCTGGAGGCCTGCGGCACAGCGGCCCGCGTGCTGCGCGACGACCCCTGTTAG
- the ligA gene encoding NAD-dependent DNA ligase LigA, which produces MSVDDPATGEQVPSEVRRRHAELCQEIDDHSYRYYMAAPVISDAEYDELMAELQGIENRYPSLVSQDSPTQKVGAPISVDFAAVEHLERMQSLDNAFNTEELLSWTQRAQNEIAIDAYLCELKIDGLAVDLVYEEGRLIRAATRGDGRVGEDITPNIRTIAAVPLYLDQSQRRAPEVLEVRGEVFLPWGDFHDLNTRLADEGKTPFANPRNAAAGSLRQKDPRVTATRPLSMLVHGVGVHQGASFERQSHAYAALRDWGLPVSDRYRVVETLEGVRSYVEYYAAHRHDPEYEIDGIVIKVDDIAVQRRLGSTSRAPRWAIAYKYPPEEVTTKLTDIRVNVGRTGRVTPYGVMEPVRVAGSEVEFATLHNAQEVERKGVLIGDTVVLRKAGDVIPEILGPVTDLRDGSERAFTMPRTCPECGTPLGREKEADVDLRCPNSRSCPGQVRERLFHIAGRKALDIEELGYVAVTALTQPLAPATPPLRDEGGLFDLTVDQLLPIETYVLDPDTTEPKIDPATGEPKVLTFFANQRGEPKKNVEKLFLQLEQAKQRPLWRVLVALSIRHVGPRAAEDLARHFRSIDAIASASEEELSSVDGVGPAIASSIVDWFSVDWHREIVERWRAAGVRMAEEGFDSGPRTLEGVTVVVTGSLAEYSRDEAKEAIAELGGKVTGSVSKKTGFLVAGDNPGSKYDKAAQLGVPILDEGGFRVLLEQGPDVASQYGLT; this is translated from the coding sequence GTGAGCGTGGACGATCCGGCGACCGGTGAGCAGGTCCCGTCCGAGGTGCGTCGGCGCCATGCCGAGCTGTGCCAGGAGATCGACGACCACAGCTACCGGTACTACATGGCTGCCCCCGTCATCTCGGACGCCGAGTACGACGAGCTCATGGCCGAGCTGCAGGGGATCGAGAACCGGTACCCCAGCCTGGTCAGCCAGGACTCACCGACGCAGAAGGTCGGCGCTCCGATCAGTGTCGACTTCGCCGCGGTGGAGCACCTGGAGCGGATGCAGAGCCTGGACAACGCGTTCAACACCGAGGAGCTGCTTTCCTGGACCCAGCGGGCGCAGAACGAGATCGCCATCGACGCCTACCTGTGTGAGCTCAAGATCGACGGCCTGGCCGTCGACCTCGTGTACGAGGAGGGGCGGCTCATCCGCGCCGCCACGCGCGGCGACGGACGCGTCGGGGAGGACATCACCCCCAACATCCGCACCATCGCAGCGGTACCCCTGTACCTGGACCAGAGCCAGCGCCGCGCTCCCGAGGTTCTGGAGGTGCGCGGTGAGGTCTTCCTCCCCTGGGGAGACTTCCACGACCTCAACACCAGGCTTGCCGACGAGGGAAAGACACCGTTCGCCAACCCCCGCAACGCGGCCGCGGGCTCGCTGCGGCAGAAGGACCCCCGGGTGACCGCGACCCGGCCCCTGTCGATGCTCGTCCACGGGGTGGGAGTGCACCAGGGAGCGAGCTTCGAACGCCAGTCGCACGCCTACGCCGCCCTGCGGGACTGGGGGCTGCCCGTGAGCGACCGGTACCGCGTGGTGGAGACGCTGGAGGGGGTGCGGTCCTACGTCGAGTACTACGCCGCGCACCGCCACGACCCGGAGTACGAGATCGACGGGATCGTGATCAAGGTCGACGACATCGCCGTGCAGCGCCGGCTCGGGTCCACCAGCCGGGCGCCGCGGTGGGCGATCGCCTACAAGTATCCGCCGGAGGAGGTGACGACCAAGCTCACGGACATCCGGGTCAACGTCGGTCGCACCGGCAGGGTCACGCCCTACGGCGTCATGGAGCCGGTGCGGGTGGCCGGTTCCGAGGTTGAGTTCGCCACGCTGCACAACGCCCAGGAGGTCGAGCGCAAGGGAGTCCTCATCGGGGACACGGTCGTGCTGCGCAAGGCGGGGGACGTCATCCCCGAGATCCTGGGGCCGGTGACGGACCTGCGCGACGGGTCGGAACGCGCCTTCACGATGCCGCGCACCTGTCCGGAGTGCGGGACACCGCTGGGGCGGGAGAAGGAGGCCGATGTCGACCTCCGCTGTCCCAACAGCCGTTCGTGCCCGGGACAGGTCCGCGAGCGGCTGTTCCACATCGCCGGGCGCAAGGCGCTGGACATCGAGGAGCTGGGCTATGTCGCGGTGACAGCGCTCACCCAGCCGCTGGCCCCCGCGACCCCGCCGCTGCGGGACGAGGGCGGACTGTTCGACCTGACGGTCGACCAGTTGCTGCCCATCGAGACCTACGTCCTCGACCCGGACACCACGGAACCCAAGATCGATCCGGCCACGGGCGAGCCGAAGGTCCTCACGTTCTTCGCCAACCAGCGGGGCGAGCCGAAGAAGAACGTGGAGAAACTCTTCCTGCAGCTGGAGCAGGCGAAACAGCGCCCGCTGTGGCGGGTGCTGGTAGCCCTGTCGATCCGGCACGTGGGACCGCGTGCGGCCGAGGACCTGGCCCGGCACTTCCGTTCCATCGACGCGATCGCCTCGGCGAGCGAGGAGGAACTGTCGTCGGTCGACGGTGTGGGGCCGGCGATCGCGAGTTCCATCGTCGACTGGTTCAGCGTCGACTGGCACCGCGAGATCGTGGAGCGGTGGCGCGCCGCGGGTGTCCGCATGGCGGAGGAGGGCTTCGACAGCGGCCCCCGGACGCTGGAGGGAGTCACCGTGGTCGTCACCGGTTCGCTCGCCGAGTACAGCCGGGACGAGGCCAAGGAGGCCATCGCCGAGCTGGGAGGGAAAGTGACCGGTTCGGTGTCGAAGAAGACCGGCTTCCTCGTGGCAGGTGACAACCCCGGATCGAAATACGACAAGGCGGCGCAGTTGGGCGTTCCGATCCTGGACGAGGGGGGGTTCCGTGTGCTGCTGGAGCAGGGGCCGGATGTGGCCAGCCAATACGGGTTGACTTAG